GTTGTGTGTTGGTGAAGGGAAACCTGATCACCATTATTGATTGCTTGAACATGTGAGACATCACGACTGGAAGAATTGGCGATTGACAATGGCGCAAGTGGTGGAGTCGGATTGATGAAAGGTGGTGATGGTGGTATAATCATAGGCCTCATTTGGTTGAAGAAACCATCAAACATGTTTTGATGGGGAATGCCTGTGCCTGATGATGGCCTATAACACATTAACTGATTATGATGATTATGTAACATCATCAATGGCATGCAAAGTCCTCTCCCCATTGACATTATCTGCAAACATATACATATGcaacaatgtttctatatatataagatATCTCAACACTAATTATGAACTTGAATTAGCTAGATAGAGGattaattaatagtaaaattaaCCTGCAACTGAAGCTTCAGGGTCTTAAGATAGTCAATTGCATCATCAAGAGTTGAAGCTTTATCAATCTAACATATACATTATTGGCATTCacaatgagaaaaataaagttgGGAATATAATGAACACTAGTGATTAGAGACACACCTTATTGCAATTGGGTATGAGTTCTTTCAATGTATGAATCCTCTTGTTGACCCTTTCAGATAAATTATGAACCTCTGGGTCCCTGCTTCTCTTGGCTCTGGTACCTGCAGCTGGTGTTTCCTTTGCTATTATTACATCTTCTGTTTCTTCATCATCCTGCATGAATAGATAATAATGTATTATAGATACTATAGGCCACAGGGTGGTTGTTCCAGCTTCTTCACTTACATCATCACTTATATATGTTGTGGTGTCATCATGATCATGATCATGATCAGTGATGTTGCTGTATTCCTCATGCTGCTTCCTCATAATACCAATGTCAGGGTCGTTTGAGGCTCCAATAGAGCTTACAGGAGAAGATGCTACTACCAAGTGTTGctcaatattattattaggtggtggtggtgatgctGAACTTGATGAGGCTCCGTGATATAGTTTTTGACCATGAGAGTGTTGATCAAGTGGTTGTACCTGATGAAAAGGTGTTTCTTTGAGTTCTTGTGTTGCTGCTTTGTTATTATTAGAAGAATCAATCACCACAGATGAATGATCATGACCTTTACTACTAGTGGCAGCAgcagcagaagaagaagatttgtTGAGGAAGAGTGAAGGAACCAAGAAGTTTGGGAAGTTCACCATTCCTCCTCCTAATGATGTCCtctgattattattattattattattattattattattattgcaagtACCCAAGTGCTGTAGTGTGTgtgattttgtttttgcttGTGCTGAACCTGAAAAATCTATTATTCTTGGTTTCTTGCACTGTTCTGATAAGGAGGAGGAATATGTATTACTAATGAGTTTGAAGTTTGAACATCCTTGTTGGATCTGCTTCTTGCTTTGATCCAAAATTGAGGAGCAGTAAAATCTGTCTAACTTTGCTGCTCTTTCTTCCACTGCTGCTCCTCTTCCTTGCACTTTAACTTCACCATTTTCCCATACCAGCTCACCAATATCCTTATTCACATGCCTtgatacataaataaaaaattcaattaactaAGCAAAGTTGACAACAATTCAAACAAGGATATATCATATGATGTATTTTGTACCAATTAACTTACAACAAGGAGGAGCTTCTTGTCATCCCTTTGCGGCTGGAGTTGAACATATTCTCCCCAATTAATGGATTGATCAATCGAAGTACCTACTTGTTAATTACTTGTACTCCTCACAAACACACAACTATATAGTCATTCTGGAAACTAGTACcggtaataaaataatttactgCATTATCCATGTGGCATGCTTAAAAGTCATATCTACAATTCTATACTGAAAATAGAATTCCTATTTCCTAGTACTTGATAAAAAGATTCAGGGGCTCACACAAGATTCATGCACTTCTCTCTGAAAATGACATACCATGTTCTTCATTCAATTTCAATCACtaaaattacaataataataatttatttttatgtactaattgtaaaaaataattacttttttttaccaGTGCCGACAAATTACTATGTTGATAGTAAAATGAAACATACACGTAACACTAAAGTTAATTTATGAACAGAGATTGAGATAAGATGTGTAGTATAGTATACTATCATGATTGGTCGATTTTATTTATTGAGAGCTAAACCTAGAGACATATAAATATGGTGAAGGTATGCATGCACCACAAAAGAGGGGGCCACAGGGGGACTACTATAAATGATGCAACATAGAGGGAGACCAAGTGGGATTGGTTCTGCTTTCCCACTTTCACGTGAAACTCACGTGCCCCTTCATCCTCTTGTCTGTACTTTGAATAATCCTGAATGCAACACCACACACAATCACTCACTCACAGTCTTCTTCCGACACCGTTTGGACTTTTGTCATATTATTTTATCTATCATTAATTTCTAAATGACTCGTCAACTGTTTCACTACTCAAAGTCATCGTCATAACATGCACCCAAATCTCATGTAACCttatcttcttcctctcttttttttctttctttttcttgtttttctcctCAGCCATACTTCATCaacaatgcaattttttttccttttttttcttttttttttcgtttgttaCAATTGGCAGAAACGTATGCTTCTATtagtgagaaaaaaaaaatataaagaatcaaCTTTTAGTGCTTGTTTGTGCGTCACTAAGTtgataaaagaatttttttattttttaacgtatttagtaaatttttagTAGACTTTGTTTGatagacaataatttttatgaataatgtgtacaatgagcTATAAAATTggcctaataaaataaaaacacagtATATTCTCAAATTACtcacctaaatcttaatattagaataaccattCACACATCTAGTGAATTGAATATCTGATATATtcattgttcacattatttagtattttcattgtctactaatactttttcatttttagtagtaaaagtattagaaaaaaaaaaggttttacTAGGTAAACAATGATTTTTaagaacaatgtgaacaatgagTTTTAGAATTGgcgcaataaaataaaaaaacactccACTCTCAAATTATCCCCTAAATCCTAATATTAGGATTACCATCTGCACACCTAATGAATTAAACATCCAcccattattaattttttatgagtaaaccaaatcaaaatgaataatcatccaattaaaaataataaacataatcatctGTATACCTATTAAATTGAACGAGTAAAGTACCAACCCGATCCCTGTCTATTTCTCAAAATGACAAGACGACCCCTTAACCAAAAACACGTTCCATTACGGTCCTTGACCCTATACTTCGTCTGCCAACCCGGTCCTTCTGTCAGTTTTATGGCAAAAACTCGACGGAAATTACTGACGTGTCAGGTTCAAAAAATAGACAAGGACCTAATtgtctctaaatttaaattggttgAGAGTTTATTTATCCATATTATtctttaaacaatatttttaaatatattttattcattatattaatattattttttttaataaagaagtacaaactaattaataaattattcaaaataaaaaatattatttattatgaaactaaataaataattttcaaatataattttaaatatataaatagcaAACATTAAAATTCagttaatacattaataataataaccctaTGATATACTATTAGTATTATAACTAATAAACACATTATTTGATATATAGTAAACTTTTTTTGACtagtaacaaatttaattttttatctctttaaactaaattaataattctattATGTTTTATTGCATTTAGTATTAGTAGCCTACTCATAGTATATTTTAGTGCAAagatatcaaataaaattattaatttagtttaaagagataaaaaattaaattaattattagtaaaaaaagtTTACTATATATCAAATAATGTGTTCATTAGTTCACTTTATTGTGAAAATTAGTTAGATCATAATACTAATAGTATATCAtagggttattattattaatgtattaactgaattttaatgtttgttatttatatatttaaaaattatttatttggtttcataataaatgatatttttaaatttgaataatttattaattagtttgtacttatttattaaaaaaagaatattaatataatgaataaaaaataattaaaaaatattgtttaaagaATAATACGGACAAATAAACCCctaaccaatttaaatttagagacaACTAGGTCCCTGTCCATTTTTTAACCTGACACGTCAGCAATTTCCGTCGAGTTTTCGCCGTGAAACTGACAGAAGGACCGGATTAGCAGACGGAGTACAGGGTCAGGAACCGTAATGGAACGTTGTTTTTGGTTAGGGGTCGTCTTGTCATTTTGGGAAATGAACAGAACCGGATTGTTACTTTACTCAAATTGAAGTATTGAACATTCGACatatctattattcacattgtttagtattttcattttctacttatacttttccataaaagaaaatatctttTGTGAGAAGctacaatttatatattttttaaaaagatttttttctttaaaaaaaatatttttcacataataaataaataaacaagtattttatatgattatacccaaacataattgataaataaaaaaattattatataaaatatctaaacataaaattatttttacttttctataagatcttttataaaaaaagacttaaaaatatttttttaaaaatttacccAAACAAATTcttagttaattaatattagataattttagagtttaaatttataatctagaatttagaattaatatattataatataagatctaaaatttaaaataaataaaataattttaaaaaaataattggctAACATTACTCTAGTCATATATATGTCCTGCGGTCCTGGTGAAATGATAGggttaaatttataaattttgaagAATTTACATAACGTATTTATATATGATTAGGCTTTAAGGAAAATAAATTGATGACAACAGTATTTATTAGTTTGTTACTGTGCAAGTTTCCATGCATGCCATGagtcaatatattttttttgtgtttgttcTGGTATGATGATAAATTTATACCTActgatataataaaaatatggataaattaaaacacaatatgtgaattatattttttacgtcagtaattaatttttttttttgtttaaatacaTATCATATCAATACTtctactaaaaataaaaaataatttttatttaattttataaaaagacttaaatatctttttcttttatattggACAAAAACTATCCTACTCCTTTTAATTTAGTCAAAATTGAATTAACTTTGGttttatattcttaaatttaaaataatttaaaaattaaaagttcaaaacaaaaacatacatgaaaaatataaaaaaataaaaaagtatttttttttatttttagatttcagTGTTCTTTTTCTCtagacaaagaagaagaaggtgtcTCTTTCACCTCTCTGCTCTTCTTTCTCTGATCAAGCTCTGTTCGTCTTGTCTCTGACCAAGAAAAAGACAAAGCTATGCTCGAATCGTCTTGTCTCTGGCCTCTGCGCATATTTGTctctgaaaaagaagaagaagaacccaatTCTTCTACGACCTCCCTGTTGATTTTCTGTTCTCCACAACCTCCCCGTGTACACGTTCAACAACCCGTCGGAGGAGTTCTTGTTGGTTGCCGGAGCCTCCACTGGCAAGAACCTCGGCCTCTTCTGCTTCAACGAAGACGACGTCCAAGTCTTGCTCCGCCAGGTTTCCATGATCGACCCTCGCCTGCATGACGGCTTCAAAGTTGTCCCGTTGCGCTCAACAAGATTCCCTAAGTTGCGACTTTTATTGATGACAAATGGCGAGAATGGATCTTCCAACAGGCATTTAAGATCTCCATTACTTATACAATCAGTCAGTAGAATTCATTCGAGAGCCGCAACTGCGTTTCCCTCTGATGCATGTAAGTGATTGAATTTGTCTGTCACAGGGGAAAAAATGCATTCTGTTGAGAGTAATTTTCAGAAACGAGAAGGTTTGATCACTCAGTCTTACTCATATATTGGTATCTAATTTTGCATCATGTGCTAATATGAAATATATTGTTTTGGTTGCAAGTGATAAAAAAAACTGCTACTGAAAGTGATTTCAAAGCATTCTTCATACTCATCTAATTCCATTCTTTCTAATTACTCTATTGGATGcagaagaaaatataaaatcactTGTGAAGCTACTGTTTGATTGCATCTTGGAAGCCAAAGAAATATTGATGGAAACTTTGTTGCTTCTCTTTGTAATGAAAACATGGTAacgattttaattaaaattatctcCTCAACACAATTATTTTGCTCTTAACGATTTGTTTCGAATGTCTAATGATAGGAAAGACATTATGACATATGATTATTTATATTCAAATGGTTGAGATTTACAATGAACAAGTTAGATACCTACTTACTGAGGACAAAACAGATAATAAATTAGAGATTAGGAGCTGCAATGATGATGGATTGAGTCTTTCTTATGCTACATTGCGTCCGGTGACATCTACAGCTGATGTTCTGACCCTCATGAAACTCAGTGAGGTCAACCTTGCTGTCAGTTCTGTTGCACTGAGCAATAGGAGTAGTCATTCCCATAGgtaagttttaaaatattttcagacTTTATAAGTTAAATTTAAATGTTTAATGCAGACACTGATAATAAAGGTTGTTTAATTCAATGTACTTACCATGCATGTTCatgaaaaagatatatgaaATTTATGGATCCGAGCGGAATTACAGATTTTCGCTAGGAGGGAAGCCGGTATCATGTAAGTTAAAACCTTTAGAGCTGCCAATTTTCTATTAATATATGTTTTGTAATTTCATCATACTAAGAACATGGTTATGTTTAGATGAGAAGGAGAGAAATGCTAGAACAAGCGCCTCCTCCGGCAGTGGCAAGGACCTCAAAACGGTTATTGTAGGAAGACTTCAAGAGCCAAATATCAATGCTGGGGTGGTTGCTTTGACTCAAAGCAACCCCAACAGCTCCAAACCTCCAATTTagtattctttcttttttgtttttttttcttctatgttTCTTATATAATATTGGTGATTTGACAAACAACTTTATTTAACTGACGATCTATGCTAAAATTTGGTCTAAGGTAGTCTATTTGTTGTATTGCCACTCGTATACTTTCTGTGCATCTGTGTATGAGATGCTATGAAACTATCCACTTTTATgcatttaatgattaatttttgagTCAATTTTCGTATGACTTGCAGATAAGCattttaaagagaaaaacacaaatacaaaTATTCCTTACGAGTCAGGAGTTTGTTCTCTTATTTCTGGCATATCCACAAATACAAATTCAAGTATCTGCGGCTTAAATAGAGTGTTTTATTTATAGAATGACTCATACTTGAGCATATCTTTCAGATATTTAGCCTATTCATgtaggaaaaaaattaaataaaggatGAAATttgaaacttttaaaaaatatcataatttttaaaaatgagaaaatttaatttaccaGTTTTATCGGTAGGGAGTCTAGCAGAATTATTTGATgatttcacaaataaaaaacaactaGATACCTATGTATGTTGTTCTCATTGACAGGTAAAAAAATCTAGTACCAACTTTCACGTATTAGGATATTACTAgataca
This portion of the Arachis duranensis cultivar V14167 chromosome 6, aradu.V14167.gnm2.J7QH, whole genome shotgun sequence genome encodes:
- the LOC107492316 gene encoding transcription factor APG isoform X3 produces the protein MFNSSRKGMTRSSSLLHVNKDIGELVWENGEVKVQGRGAAVEERAAKLDRFYCSSILDQSKKQIQQGCSNFKLISNTYSSSLSEQCKKPRIIDFSGSAQAKTKSHTLQHLGTCNNNNNNNNNNNNQRTSLGGGMVNFPNFLVPSLFLNKSSSSAAAATSSKGHDHSSVVIDSSNNNKAATQELKETPFHQVQPLDQHSHGQKLYHGASSSSASPPPPNNNIEQHLVVASSPVSSIGASNDPDIGIMRKQHEEYSNITDHDHDHDDTTTYISDDDDEETEDVIIAKETPAAGTRAKRSRDPEVHNLSERVNKRIHTLKELIPNCNKIDKASTLDDAIDYLKTLKLQLQIMSMGRGLCMPLMMLHNHHNQLMCYRPSSGTGIPHQNMFDGFFNQMRPMIIPPSPPFINPTPPLAPLSIANSSSRDVSHVQAINNGDQVSLHQHTTSSSYPFYFPTIINQEEKNNYGME
- the LOC107492316 gene encoding transcription factor APG isoform X1; protein product: MFNSSRKGMTRSSSLLHVNKDIGELVWENGEVKVQGRGAAVEERAAKLDRFYCSSILDQSKKQIQQGCSNFKLISNTYSSSLSEQCKKPRIIDFSGSAQAKTKSHTLQHLGTCNNNNNNNNNNNNQRTSLGGGMVNFPNFLVPSLFLNKSSSSAAAATSSKGHDHSSVVIDSSNNNKAATQELKETPFHQVQPLDQHSHGQKLYHGASSSSASPPPPNNNIEQHLVVASSPVSSIGASNDPDIGIMRKQHEEYSNITDHDHDHDDTTTYISDDVSEEAGTTTLWPIVSIIHYYLFMQDDEETEDVIIAKETPAAGTRAKRSRDPEVHNLSERVNKRIHTLKELIPNCNKIDKASTLDDAIDYLKTLKLQLQIMSMGRGLCMPLMMLHNHHNQLMCYRPSSGTGIPHQNMFDGFFNQMRPMIIPPSPPFINPTPPLAPLSIANSSSRDVSHVQAINNGDQVSLHQHTTSSSYPFYFPTIINQEEKNNYGME
- the LOC107492316 gene encoding transcription factor APG isoform X2, with protein sequence MFNSSRKGMTRSSSLLHVNKDIGELVWENGEVKVQGRGAAVEERAAKLDRFYCSSILDQSKKQIQQGCSNFKLISNTYSSSLSEQCKKPRIIDFSGSAQAKTKSHTLQHLGTCNNNNNNNNNNNNQRTSLGGGMVNFPNFLVPSLFLNKSSSSAAAATSSKGHDHSSVVIDSSNNNKAATQELKETPFHQVQPLDQHSHGQKLYHGASSSSASPPPPNNNIEQHLVVASSPVSSIGASNDPDIGIMRKQHEEYSNITDHDHDHDDTTTYISDDVSEEAGTTTLWPIVSIIHYYLFMQDDEETEDVIIAKETPAAGTRAKRSRDPEVHNLSERVNKRIHTLKELIPNCNKIMSMGRGLCMPLMMLHNHHNQLMCYRPSSGTGIPHQNMFDGFFNQMRPMIIPPSPPFINPTPPLAPLSIANSSSRDVSHVQAINNGDQVSLHQHTTSSSYPFYFPTIINQEEKNNYGME